In Emys orbicularis isolate rEmyOrb1 chromosome 12, rEmyOrb1.hap1, whole genome shotgun sequence, one genomic interval encodes:
- the LOC135887110 gene encoding olfactory receptor 10A4-like — protein sequence MADMEKWTGDWRNQTSITEFILLGFGDLPELQTPLFLMFLVIYIVTVAGNILIVALVVADQHLHTPMYLFLGNLSCLETCYSSTILPRMLASLLTGDRTISVPGCVAQLDFFGSLVAVECCLLSAMSYDRYLAICKPLHYAALMNGSVCFRLAAGSWVSGFVACTVTACWISQMTFCGPDEIDHFFCDYTPLVKLSCSDTRLMVLVTFLFSSILTLPPFLLTLASYVCIITTIHRIPSTTGRQKAFSTCSSHLIVVTLYYGTLIIVYLLPDTDMLRYLHKALSLFYTVLTPLANPLIYSLRNREVTEALRKAVSEAVNFRTNSKLFCM from the coding sequence ATGGCAGACATGGAGAAATGGACTGGAGACTGGAGAAATCAAACGTCAATCACAGAATTCATCCTGCTGGGATTCGGGGATCTCCCTGAACTGCAGACTCCTCTCTTCCTGATGTTCCTGGTGATCTACATTGTGACCGTGGCAGGGAACATCCTCATCGTTgcgctagttgtggctgatcaacatcttcacacccccatgtacctCTTCCTGGgaaacttgtcctgcttggagacctgctacagctccaccatcctgcccaggatgctggccagtctcctgactggggacaggacCATTTCTGTCCCTGGCTGTGTAGCACAACTTGATTTCTTTGGTTCCCTGGTAGCTGTAGAATGTTGTCTCTTATCagcgatgtcttatgatcggtatttagcgatatgcAAACCACTGCATTATGCAGCCCTTATGAATGGCAGCGTCTGCTTCCGACTGGCAGCTGGGTCTTGGGTAAGTGGGTTTGTGGCTTGCACCGTCACGGCATGTTGGATATCACAAATGACTTTTTGTGGCCCcgatgaaattgaccatttcttttgtgattacACCCCGTTAGTAAAACTGTCCTGCAGTGACACCCGCTTGATGGTTCTTGTGACCTTCCTGTTCTCCTCCATATTAACACTGCCTCCCTTCCTATTAACCCTGGCATCCTATGTGTGCATCATCACCACCATCCacagaatcccttccaccaccggaaggcaaaaggccttttccacctgctcctcccacctcattgtggtgacacTCTACTATGGGACCCTGATCATTGTCTATCTGCTGCCAGACACCGACATGCTGAGATATCTGCACAAAGCGCTGTCTCTCTtctacacagtcctgactccTCTGGCCAATCcgctcatctacagcctgagaaacagagaggtgacGGAGGCTCTGAGGAAAGCTGTTAGTGAGGCTGTGAATTTCAGAACAAATAGCAAACTATTTTGTATGTAG